TTTACCACGGTCAGGGCTCTCTGAAAGTAAGGAGAGCCGCCCATTTCACTGAACGAATCATAGTCCATGCCTAAGATCAGATAAGCATAAAATGCCAACATCGATGTCAGGTTTGAATTAAAAGTATTAAGGTTGAAATTCAGCGGCTGCGATTCCACATATTCAAACTGCCAGTCCCGATCTGCAAAGTTAACAAGTATGGATTCGTAGTTGGAGTTATAGACTGGTCGAGCAGATTGTACTTGTACGGTGGCCTCATAGTTTCCAATACTCTTTGGGTCTTGCAAGGTAATGATCAGGTTGCATTTAATCCTCTCGAAGCTTTCGAACTGGTCATCTGTCCATTTTTGATTGTTCAAAAACTGGGAGAAGGCATTTTCCATGTCTTCAAACACTCTTCGGTCAGATGACTGAACCTGGTCTGCATTAATCGTTACCCTGCAGTTGAGTTCCTGGGCCTTTGAGTGAAGAAGCGAGAAAACAAATAGTACGGTAAAGGTTAATTTACGCATGTATTACCTCTATAATTGTGTTAATAATGTCTTTAGCTACATCAGCTTTACTTTTTAACTCGAAATTGCGGACATTATTTTGTTTATCAATAATAGATATTTTGTTGGTGTCATGTCCAAATCCGGCACCTTTATCATTGAGCGAATTTAACACGATAAGGTCAAAGTTCTTCGACTTTATCTTGTTTTGGGCGTTGTCCAGCTCGTTTTCTGTTTCCAAAGCAAAACCTACAGTAAACTGCCCATTTTTTTTCAATTTTCCCAGTGAAGCTGCAATGTCTTGCGTCTTTACCAACTCCAATGTTAATGAGTTGGTTTTTTTCTTGATCTTTTGATCGGCGGTGTGTGCAGGTTTATAATCGGCAACCGCGGCGGAGAGCACAGCAATGTCTGTATCGGGGAAGTATCGCACGCATGTATCATACATTTCCTGTGCAGAAGTGACCTTAACTAATTCAATGTTTTCATGGTTAACAGATTGTTGAGAAGGACCACTAACCAATATAACCTGTGCGCCATTTAGTGCCATATGATGTGCCAGTGCATAACCCATTTTACCACTGGAATGGTTGCCAATAAACCTGACCGGGTCTATGGCTTCATAGGTTGGGCCGGCGGTTATCAGAACTTTTTTACCTGCCAGTGCTTTTTTTTTATTGAAGAATCTCTTTATCTCCTTCAAAATTTCCTCAGGCTCGGCCATACGTCCCTGACCTACCAGGCCACTGGCTAGTTCGCCATGTCCGGCATCTACTACTGTGTTGCCGTATCCTCGAAGGATTGAAAGGTTGCCCAGAGTAGAGGGGTGTGTATACATATCCAGGTCCATGGCAGGCGCTACATATACGGGGCATTTTGCAGAAAGATAAGTGGCCAGCAACAAATTGTCACACAGGCCATGAGCCATTTTTGCCAGCGTGTTTGCACTTGCCGGGGCTATTACCATCAAGTCGGCCCAAAGCCCCAGATCAACATGATTATTCCATTGACCGGTATCGTCTTTAATAAAACGGGAATAAACCGGATGTTTTGATAAGGTGGATAATGTAAGAGGAGTTATAAAGTCAGATGCAGAGGCAGTCATAATAACTTTTACCTCTGCACCTTCTTTGACTAGTAATCTTACCAGAAAAGCGGATTTATAAGCAGCAATGCTACCACATACTCCCAATATAATTTTTTTCCCCTGGAGCATGCCGAAGCAGATTAAAGTTGCAAGCCGCCTTCTTCCTCTTCTCTGCGTCTGAACAGAACTTTTCCTTCGGCGAACTCTTCGATAGCTACATTGGTCGCTTTTGGCATTCTTTCATAAAACTTAGAGATCTCTATCTGCTCTCTGTTTTCAAAAATCTCTTCAAGATTATCCACAGTAGACGCAAACTCGGCTAATTTGGAGTTTAACTCTTCTTTTACGTTTACTGCTATTTGCCTTGCTCTTTTTGAAATGATTGCTACACTTTCATACACATTTCCGGTTGGAGCCGAAAGTTTGTCCATATCTCTTGTAACAATAGATGCTTGAATAGCCATAGTTATATTTATTAAGTTATTTTATCTTTTAGCCAGCTCTGTTACTTTTTCCAGGCTGTCATTATATTTTTTTTCAGCGTCACGCAGATATTCACTACCCGGATACAGGTCGATAAACTCCAGATAATACTCGTTTGCCTGACGGTACCTCTCCAGTTGCTTGGAAAGTATACTTTTAGTTGCAAGATTGTATTGCGCCATGAATTTCAAAAATGCGATCTCCTCATTGTATTTCGAATCGGGGAAGTCATTTTTGAAAGTTTCAAAGGCTACAACTGCAGCTTTATGACGTTCTAATTTATAATATTGTTTTGCGTTTTCGTAACCTTTTCGCTCCAGTTTTTCCTGTATTTCATTAATTACTCTTGAGGCATCATCCCTGAACTTGCTTTCAGGATATTTATTCAGGAAATTCTGCATAGCCACCACAGCTTCAATGCTGCTGGTTTGATCCAGGTTGTAGGCCGGAGAGTTGGCATATAAAGAATAGGCATGCATAAACTGAGCCTCCTGGGCAAACTCACTTCTGGCGTATGTCTGATAAAACACTTTAAAATGATGCGAAGCCAGTAAATAGAATTGTTCGTGATATTGAGTATAAGCAAAATAGAACTGAACCTTCTCACCCTCCGGCAAACCTCTTACAATAGGTAAAATCTGCTCAAAAAGCGCTCCGGCCCTGTAATAGTCCTTGTTTTCATAGTAGTTCAAGGCCGCGTCGTACTTCACACGCCAGTCTTCACTTTTTTCTATTTTTCTGAACTTGCTGCAAGAGACCAGAGAAAAGATGAGAAAAGCAGCTAAAAAATGCTTAAAAAATACCCGTTTCAACATAAGGGTGCAAATATAGGTTAGTAATTGTTAATAAGCAATAAAATGACATTGCCCGAAAATCAGGGTATATAACGAAAGATTTTTACAGGTAGTTTTAATTAAGAGGTTTTATTTTCTGACGACAAGCTTTCTGGTCATCACCCCGTCATTGTCTATGTATAAGGTATAAAAATAAACGCCGGGGTTAAACTCTTCGGTGTTAATTTTAAGCTTGGTTTCCAAATATGCCAGTTCATGTTCGCCAATAATACTTCCAAGTACATTGTGTATGACAATTTTGGCATGGGTATCTTCATGAAGCAGGTTGTAATCAATGATGGCAAAATCTACTACAGGGTTTGGATAAACGTCGTTGATATGGACTTCATCAGAACTGAAAATTGCCTTTTTGTTATTCAGGTCTTCGACAGTGTACGTCACCTCATATTCTACGGCATCAGAAGGATTATCACGGTCATATATTAAATATTTTACGGTGCTGAAACCTGCTACCAGTCCTGTTTCAAGTACGGTTTTGAATTTCGAAGAGGTTTCGCCGGGTTCCAGCTTTTTGGAGAGGGGCATCTGGTTTGTTTCAGCAGCATAACATTCGCTGCCCCAGCAGAAGTAGCTCGACTGGCTGGTCCCGATCACCTGCTCCAGTCTTTTAACTATTATTTGGATAGGCCGGTTGGAGTTATTCTTTATTTTAATGGGAACTTTAATTACATCTCCGATACTGCCTTTCAATGTGCCAGACTGATCAATGACTTCAAAATTTTGTGCGTGCGCAAAGCACATCATCACAAAACTTAATATCATTGGTAGGAATATTTTCATATTAGCACATAATAATTTTTATAGCAATGCGTTGTAGCCGTGTAATTACTTAAGATACGTAAAAATATTTATAATAGATACGAAGTTTTACGTTTTTGGTAACCTTTTTTTGAATCTGGCAATTACTCATTATCGTTATTATCTGGTTTTAAAATTCCGGTTTCATCAAATGTTTGCCTTGGAGCTTTTTCAATCGTTTGTTGAGGTTTTTGTTGTGCCAGAATAGTACTTTCCAGCATTTCTTGTTTT
This region of Fulvivirga ulvae genomic DNA includes:
- a CDS encoding DUF4835 family protein; the encoded protein is MRKLTFTVLFVFSLLHSKAQELNCRVTINADQVQSSDRRVFEDMENAFSQFLNNQKWTDDQFESFERIKCNLIITLQDPKSIGNYEATVQVQSARPVYNSNYESILVNFADRDWQFEYVESQPLNFNLNTFNSNLTSMLAFYAYLILGMDYDSFSEMGGSPYFQRALTVVNNAQQANRPGWNALGNTRNRYWLIENLTNQQMQDIRKGLYKYHRLALDTYEQDRDKSRQQILEVLKSIKKIRDIYPSSILIISFLDAKSDELINLFSEGNIQVRREAFDILSTIDPSKRSEYEKIIK
- the coaBC gene encoding bifunctional phosphopantothenoylcysteine decarboxylase/phosphopantothenate--cysteine ligase CoaBC, which encodes MLQGKKIILGVCGSIAAYKSAFLVRLLVKEGAEVKVIMTASASDFITPLTLSTLSKHPVYSRFIKDDTGQWNNHVDLGLWADLMVIAPASANTLAKMAHGLCDNLLLATYLSAKCPVYVAPAMDLDMYTHPSTLGNLSILRGYGNTVVDAGHGELASGLVGQGRMAEPEEILKEIKRFFNKKKALAGKKVLITAGPTYEAIDPVRFIGNHSSGKMGYALAHHMALNGAQVILVSGPSQQSVNHENIELVKVTSAQEMYDTCVRYFPDTDIAVLSAAVADYKPAHTADQKIKKKTNSLTLELVKTQDIAASLGKLKKNGQFTVGFALETENELDNAQNKIKSKNFDLIVLNSLNDKGAGFGHDTNKISIIDKQNNVRNFELKSKADVAKDIINTIIEVIHA
- a CDS encoding DNA-directed RNA polymerase subunit omega, whose translation is MAIQASIVTRDMDKLSAPTGNVYESVAIISKRARQIAVNVKEELNSKLAEFASTVDNLEEIFENREQIEISKFYERMPKATNVAIEEFAEGKVLFRRREEEEGGLQL
- a CDS encoding outer membrane protein assembly factor BamD; its protein translation is MLKRVFFKHFLAAFLIFSLVSCSKFRKIEKSEDWRVKYDAALNYYENKDYYRAGALFEQILPIVRGLPEGEKVQFYFAYTQYHEQFYLLASHHFKVFYQTYARSEFAQEAQFMHAYSLYANSPAYNLDQTSSIEAVVAMQNFLNKYPESKFRDDASRVINEIQEKLERKGYENAKQYYKLERHKAAVVAFETFKNDFPDSKYNEEIAFLKFMAQYNLATKSILSKQLERYRQANEYYLEFIDLYPGSEYLRDAEKKYNDSLEKVTELAKR
- a CDS encoding T9SS type A sorting domain-containing protein; this translates as MKIFLPMILSFVMMCFAHAQNFEVIDQSGTLKGSIGDVIKVPIKIKNNSNRPIQIIVKRLEQVIGTSQSSYFCWGSECYAAETNQMPLSKKLEPGETSSKFKTVLETGLVAGFSTVKYLIYDRDNPSDAVEYEVTYTVEDLNNKKAIFSSDEVHINDVYPNPVVDFAIIDYNLLHEDTHAKIVIHNVLGSIIGEHELAYLETKLKINTEEFNPGVYFYTLYIDNDGVMTRKLVVRK